In one window of Candidatus Eisenbacteria bacterium DNA:
- a CDS encoding FAD-dependent oxidoreductase translates to LGNLDAAREAYDAVELGESHSTGGARKNGEPPPQDTDVLPLTRHVEGAPTGLKTGTWRTQAPRYSEGLAPCSAWCPAGNDVVGFVQAVARGSEEEAARILAETQPFPSICGRVCPAPCMEGCNRRHYDGAVNIRALERWVGDHAGPLAGGTRAGTSGKRVAIVGSGPAGLAAAYDLARAGHAVALFEGERELGGVLRTGIPAYRLPREVLDREIAGILGLGVEVRRGAFLTSGAIHDLMVAHHAVILACGLARPFRPEAPGATLDGIEEGTRFLHRVNLERGARLSGHVLVLGGGNTAIDCARSALRSGAARVAVAYRRTRSEMPALREEIEEAAREGVEFLFQRQAVRFLGRRRVEAVELAEVTMGEPDASGRRRPIVTRQRSRLECDSVLLGLGQSAEHALLPAGWSLVEGRVRTDAGLTKLFPAGDFHTGEGTVAHAIGDGRRAARRVRAALGEKVAPFLRPDLASAVAVERIRMAHFVPAPPALDSQVPVSERLASFAETHRGISDASEAERCFSCGHCTTCDTCFAYCPEGIIRRTALGYEIDLDFCKGCGICVAECPRGAMEMIPS, encoded by the coding sequence CTCGGGAATCTCGACGCCGCGCGCGAGGCCTACGATGCCGTCGAGCTCGGAGAGTCGCACTCCACCGGAGGCGCCCGGAAGAACGGCGAGCCGCCTCCCCAGGATACGGACGTGCTCCCCCTGACCCGCCACGTCGAGGGCGCTCCGACGGGGCTCAAGACCGGCACCTGGCGCACGCAGGCTCCCCGGTACTCGGAGGGACTCGCCCCGTGCAGCGCGTGGTGCCCAGCGGGCAACGATGTCGTCGGGTTCGTGCAGGCGGTCGCTCGCGGAAGCGAAGAGGAGGCGGCGCGGATCCTCGCCGAGACCCAGCCGTTCCCCTCGATCTGCGGCCGCGTTTGCCCGGCGCCGTGCATGGAAGGGTGCAACCGCCGGCACTATGACGGCGCCGTCAACATCCGCGCGCTCGAGCGATGGGTCGGCGACCATGCGGGGCCGCTCGCGGGCGGCACGCGCGCGGGGACGTCCGGCAAGAGGGTCGCGATCGTGGGCAGCGGGCCCGCCGGTCTCGCCGCAGCGTACGATCTTGCGCGCGCCGGTCATGCGGTGGCCCTGTTCGAGGGCGAACGCGAGCTCGGCGGTGTTCTTCGTACGGGAATCCCGGCGTACCGGCTCCCGCGCGAGGTGCTCGATCGCGAGATCGCGGGGATCCTCGGCCTCGGCGTCGAAGTGCGCCGCGGCGCCTTCCTCACGTCCGGAGCCATCCACGATCTCATGGTGGCGCATCACGCCGTGATCCTCGCCTGTGGCCTGGCGCGGCCCTTCCGGCCCGAAGCGCCAGGCGCCACGCTCGACGGCATCGAGGAAGGGACGCGCTTCCTCCACCGCGTGAATCTGGAGCGCGGGGCGCGGCTGAGCGGCCACGTCCTCGTGCTGGGAGGCGGGAACACCGCCATCGATTGCGCCCGGAGCGCGCTGCGCTCCGGAGCCGCGCGCGTGGCCGTCGCATACCGGCGGACTCGAAGCGAGATGCCGGCCCTGCGCGAGGAGATCGAGGAGGCGGCGCGCGAGGGTGTCGAGTTCCTGTTCCAGCGCCAGGCGGTGCGGTTCCTTGGACGGCGGCGAGTCGAAGCGGTGGAGCTGGCGGAGGTCACGATGGGGGAACCCGACGCATCCGGACGGCGCCGGCCGATCGTGACCCGCCAGCGCTCCCGGCTCGAGTGCGACTCGGTGCTCCTCGGGCTGGGACAGTCCGCGGAGCATGCGCTCCTTCCCGCGGGATGGAGCCTCGTGGAAGGCCGCGTGCGCACGGATGCGGGACTCACGAAGCTGTTCCCGGCCGGGGACTTCCACACGGGCGAGGGGACGGTGGCCCATGCCATCGGCGACGGGAGGCGTGCCGCGCGCCGCGTGCGCGCGGCGCTGGGGGAGAAGGTCGCTCCATTCCTTCGCCCCGATCTCGCCAGCGCCGTGGCGGTCGAGCGGATTCGCATGGCGCATTTCGTGCCCGCTCCTCCGGCCCTGGATTCGCAGGTGCCGGTTTCCGAGCGCCTCGCGTCCTTCGCCGAGACCCATCGAGGCATCTCCGATGCGAGTGAGGCCGAACGTTGCTTCTCCTGCGGCCATTGCACGACCTGTGACACCTGCTTCGCCTACTGCCCCGAGGGGATCATTCGTCGCACCGCCCTTGGATACGAGATCGATCTGGACTTCTGCAAGGGCTGCGGGATCTGCGTCGCAGAATGCCCGCGAGGCGCCATGGAGATGATCCCGTCATGA
- the porA gene encoding pyruvate ferredoxin oxidoreductase, whose amino-acid sequence MMQLISANHASAAAVTLAARANRKGRGFCSGVYPITPQTECIERLCEETIEKGSVVRVESEHSAMAVCMGASLAGARSFTASSSNGLAYMAENVFAAGFFRLPIVMMAVNRTLGPPWNIWVDHGDTLMLRDSGWIQIYCEDNQEVHDSILLAYRLAEDERVLLPVMVCQDAFVLSHTLMATDIPGQPAVDAFLPALNLPHRLTERPRVVGGLEFPHETEMHRKQHMEAMGRVPAVYASVQDEFERCFGRRPADPVVPYRLDDADLAVVAMGTTSSTVRAAVDELRAEGLRAGSLRIRMFRPLPEVALRSRLAGRRKIAVIDRDVCPGLGGIVWGEIRGLADPGAVVQSYLVGLGGGDIRPEHIRRIYEDLAARDRAGDPVFLEAGR is encoded by the coding sequence ATGATGCAACTCATCAGCGCCAACCATGCTTCCGCCGCGGCGGTGACGCTCGCGGCGCGGGCCAACCGGAAGGGACGCGGCTTCTGCAGCGGCGTCTATCCCATCACCCCCCAGACCGAGTGCATCGAGCGGCTGTGCGAGGAGACGATCGAGAAGGGCTCGGTCGTACGCGTCGAGAGCGAGCACAGCGCGATGGCGGTCTGCATGGGAGCGTCCCTTGCCGGGGCCCGGTCGTTCACGGCCTCCTCGTCCAACGGTCTTGCGTACATGGCCGAGAACGTGTTCGCCGCGGGGTTCTTCCGGCTTCCGATCGTCATGATGGCGGTCAACCGGACGCTGGGGCCTCCCTGGAACATCTGGGTGGACCATGGCGACACGCTGATGCTGCGCGACAGCGGGTGGATCCAGATCTACTGCGAGGACAATCAGGAGGTTCACGACTCCATCCTCCTGGCGTACCGGCTCGCGGAAGACGAGCGGGTTCTCCTTCCGGTGATGGTCTGTCAGGACGCGTTCGTCCTCTCGCACACGCTCATGGCGACCGACATACCCGGCCAGCCCGCGGTGGATGCGTTCCTTCCGGCGCTGAACCTCCCGCATCGGCTGACGGAACGGCCGCGCGTCGTCGGAGGACTCGAGTTCCCTCACGAGACCGAGATGCACCGGAAGCAGCACATGGAGGCCATGGGCCGCGTGCCGGCCGTGTACGCGTCGGTTCAGGACGAGTTCGAGCGATGCTTCGGCCGCCGGCCGGCCGATCCGGTCGTGCCGTATCGGCTCGATGACGCGGACCTCGCGGTCGTGGCGATGGGAACGACATCCAGCACGGTGAGAGCGGCGGTGGACGAGCTGCGCGCCGAGGGGCTCCGTGCCGGATCGCTCCGCATCCGGATGTTCCGGCCCCTTCCCGAGGTGGCGCTCCGCTCGCGTCTGGCCGGGCGACGGAAGATCGCGGTCATCGATCGCGACGTCTGTCCCGGGCTCGGCGGGATCGTCTGGGGCGAGATCCGAGGGCTGGCCGATCCGGGCGCCGTCGTCCAGAGCTATCTGGTCGGGCTCGGTGGCGGAGACATCCGTCCGGAGCACATTCGCCGGATCTACGAGGATCTCGCGGCGCGAGACCGTGCCGGGGATCCCGTCTTCCTGGAGGCAGGCCGCTGA
- a CDS encoding thiamine pyrophosphate-dependent enzyme, whose protein sequence is MRTISDLESFVGGDRSEPLLRPGNTNCGGCGMSIALNMLSRAIAQRPVQIVIPACCGIVTAGPFPWSAYGAPVVASTFAAAAAVATGLARVAAANGEKTRILCFAGDGGTYDIGMATISAAAERNEDLLFICYDNEIYGNTGGQRSSATPLGASTTTTPEGKHAPKKDILGIMAAHRVPYAASVSLAHADDMMRKLEGALDARGFRFLHILSPCPTGWKSEPSEGIELIRLAVDSGLYPVIEITKGRDVRINVEPSFSEDALRSFVRRQGRFARSQVEVEVIQEGIRSEWEKLRAAAGPPRLPSPPGARMVPDRFAVR, encoded by the coding sequence ATGAGAACCATCTCCGATCTCGAGTCGTTCGTCGGCGGCGATCGCTCCGAGCCCCTGCTGCGTCCGGGCAACACCAACTGCGGCGGGTGCGGGATGTCGATCGCGCTGAACATGCTCTCTCGCGCGATCGCCCAGCGGCCCGTCCAGATCGTGATTCCCGCCTGCTGCGGCATCGTGACGGCCGGGCCGTTCCCCTGGAGCGCCTACGGGGCGCCGGTCGTGGCGTCCACCTTCGCCGCGGCGGCCGCGGTCGCGACGGGCCTCGCTCGCGTGGCGGCCGCGAACGGCGAGAAGACCCGGATCCTCTGCTTCGCGGGGGACGGAGGAACGTACGACATCGGCATGGCCACGATCTCCGCCGCGGCGGAGCGGAACGAGGACCTTCTCTTCATCTGCTACGACAACGAGATCTACGGCAACACGGGAGGCCAGCGCTCCTCCGCCACGCCGCTCGGCGCCTCCACGACGACGACGCCGGAAGGAAAGCACGCTCCGAAGAAAGACATCCTCGGGATCATGGCGGCGCACCGGGTGCCCTATGCGGCGTCCGTCTCATTGGCCCACGCCGACGACATGATGCGGAAGCTCGAGGGGGCGCTGGATGCTCGCGGGTTCCGTTTCCTGCACATCCTTTCCCCGTGCCCGACGGGATGGAAGTCGGAGCCGTCGGAGGGGATCGAGCTCATTCGACTGGCCGTGGACTCGGGCCTCTATCCCGTGATCGAGATCACCAAGGGCCGCGACGTGCGGATCAACGTGGAGCCGTCCTTCTCCGAGGACGCTCTTCGCTCCTTCGTTCGCCGCCAGGGAAGGTTCGCCCGCTCGCAGGTCGAGGTCGAGGTAATCCAGGAAGGAATCCGATCCGAGTGGGAGAAGCTTCGCGCTGCCGCCGGCCCGCCGCGGCTGCCGTCGCCGCCCGGAGCTCGCATGGTCCCGGATCGGTTCGCGGTTCGATGA
- a CDS encoding cupin domain-containing protein: MSTIFEDRIEESEFYFLESSRLSWEPAASGPGETRRLYVDPLDRIEARLVRFPAGSVTGGAPELLGQEVYVVAGEFEADGESLKEGDFHMAVGASVSGQTRDGCVLFTLRELCISAGTGEAPDVGTMANAATIRVTDRRWTDTGPGMRYKRLAQDPVHHIEITLVQMDPGASYPAHRYVGAEELFVVRGDCVCEGHRLADGDYHRSVAGAAHRPVASENGCEFILIRHGMPD; encoded by the coding sequence ATGTCGACCATCTTCGAGGATCGAATCGAAGAATCGGAGTTCTACTTCCTGGAGTCCAGCCGTCTCTCCTGGGAGCCGGCCGCCTCGGGCCCTGGCGAAACGCGCCGGCTCTATGTCGATCCTCTGGATCGCATCGAGGCGCGGCTGGTTCGATTTCCGGCAGGGAGCGTCACCGGCGGCGCTCCGGAGCTCCTGGGACAGGAAGTCTACGTCGTGGCGGGCGAGTTCGAGGCCGATGGCGAGAGTCTGAAGGAAGGAGACTTCCACATGGCCGTCGGCGCCTCGGTGAGCGGGCAGACCCGAGACGGGTGCGTCCTGTTCACGTTAAGGGAGCTCTGCATCTCGGCGGGAACGGGCGAAGCGCCCGACGTGGGAACGATGGCCAACGCGGCCACGATCCGCGTCACCGACCGCCGGTGGACGGACACCGGACCCGGCATGCGCTACAAGCGGCTGGCGCAGGATCCCGTGCACCACATCGAGATCACCCTGGTCCAGATGGACCCGGGGGCAAGCTATCCGGCACACCGGTACGTCGGCGCCGAGGAGCTATTCGTCGTTCGTGGCGACTGTGTCTGTGAGGGGCACCGGCTGGCCGACGGGGACTATCACCGCTCCGTCGCGGGGGCCGCTCACCGTCCCGTGGCCAGCGAGAACGGTTGCGAGTTCATCCTGATCCGCCACGGCATGCCGGACTAG
- a CDS encoding alginate lyase family protein, producing the protein MLARHNLVGVAVAVLLGCGSGPSPANAAIWITRAEVRALPMSGPAWQAVKKAADRSAKRPKLRNKNDDSDVITLAKALVYVRTGIQQYRTEVRRSCLAAIDTEVGGTSLALARNLSGYVIAAELVGLEPSEDARFRGWLRRTLTRVCSDGRTLRSTHEGRPNNYGTHAGASRAAVAVYLGDSKELARTAAVFRGWLGDRTAYAGFKYGDLSWQCDPARPVGINRRGCVKNGVLLDGALPEEMRRGDSFEWPPDRGDAVNYSWEAIQGALVQAEILRRQGYDTWNWQNQALRRMIQFLYNLHRQFGGWWATGDDTWAPWLVNRVYGTQFPATSPARPGKNMGWTDWTHR; encoded by the coding sequence ATGCTTGCACGGCACAATCTCGTCGGCGTCGCGGTCGCGGTTCTCCTGGGTTGCGGATCGGGTCCATCCCCCGCGAACGCCGCCATCTGGATCACGCGCGCGGAAGTTCGCGCGCTCCCCATGTCGGGCCCGGCCTGGCAGGCGGTCAAGAAGGCGGCCGATCGGTCGGCCAAGCGCCCGAAACTGAGAAACAAGAACGACGACAGCGACGTGATCACGCTCGCGAAAGCGCTGGTGTACGTCCGCACCGGGATCCAGCAGTACCGTACGGAAGTGCGCCGCAGCTGCCTGGCGGCGATCGACACCGAGGTCGGTGGGACCTCGCTCGCGCTGGCCAGGAATCTCTCCGGGTACGTCATCGCGGCGGAGCTCGTCGGGCTCGAGCCATCCGAGGACGCGAGGTTCCGCGGATGGCTCCGCCGAACGCTGACCCGAGTCTGCTCGGACGGCCGCACGTTGCGATCGACTCACGAGGGCCGGCCCAACAACTACGGGACGCATGCGGGAGCGAGCCGGGCCGCCGTGGCGGTCTATCTGGGAGACTCGAAAGAGCTGGCGCGAACCGCCGCCGTGTTCCGGGGCTGGCTTGGAGACCGCACCGCGTACGCCGGATTCAAATACGGCGATCTCTCCTGGCAGTGCGACCCGGCCAGGCCCGTGGGTATCAATCGGCGTGGTTGCGTGAAGAATGGAGTGCTGCTCGACGGAGCCCTGCCGGAAGAAATGCGCCGGGGCGATTCATTCGAATGGCCCCCGGATCGTGGCGACGCCGTGAACTACAGCTGGGAGGCCATTCAGGGCGCGCTCGTGCAGGCCGAGATCCTGCGCCGCCAGGGATATGACACCTGGAACTGGCAGAACCAGGCGCTTCGGCGAATGATCCAGTTCCTGTACAACCTGCATCGCCAGTTCGGCGGATGGTGGGCCACCGGCGACGACACGTGGGCGCCCTGGCTGGTCAATCGGGTTTACGGCACCCAATTTCCAGCGACCTCACCCGCGCGCCCTGGGAAGAACATGGGATGGACCGACTGGACGCACCGGTGA